A single region of the Triticum dicoccoides isolate Atlit2015 ecotype Zavitan chromosome 2B, WEW_v2.0, whole genome shotgun sequence genome encodes:
- the LOC119363399 gene encoding uncharacterized protein LOC119363399, whose translation MVTIEFSPPPTANKPVVYGTGTVLMVENNDSLVVTIIPKLLSDGKLFIDELTISVWFHNEKEKIPAIVVVDDNIELAILLVKGDSPRKSISLGEFAKEQKYQYDVVYAIATMAATKLHPDSTVLLNEPFGSLGIYEGHITTPNCTASTLQNSVVSESKRYFKLSCMYMDHMLTLDNIDDEEGHQSSRVLGAPVIGYDSKMIGIVCSVATSDDLKYAIHVEHMIKPIEDMCDKHSKEILHSKKIWLDWEGKLKKVYTAVQKA comes from the exons ATGGTAACTATTGAATTTTCTCCTCCCCCTACTGCCAACAAACCAGTTGTATATGGGACGGGTACAGTTCTTATGGTTGAGAATAATGACAGTCTAGTAGTGACTATAATTCCAAAGCTGCTGTCAGATGGTAAATTGTTTATAGACGAATTAACAATATCTGTCTGGTTCCACAATGAGAAAGAAAAAATTCCTGCTATAGTAGTTGTTGACGATAATATTGAACTTGCGATCCTTCTGGTCAAAGGGGACAGCCCACGTAAATCCATTTCTTTGGGCGAATTTGCCAAGGAACAGAAGTACCAATATGATGTTGTCTATGCCATTGCTACAATGGCCGCAACGAAATTACATCCAGACTCAACTGTACTGCTAAATGAGCCGTTTGGGAGTCTTGGAATTTATGAGGGTCATATCACTACACCTAATTGCACTGCGTCTACTCTTCAAAATAGTGTTGTTTCTGAGAGTAAACGGTATTTCAAGTTGTCCTGCATGTATATGGATCACATGCTTACACTTGATAACATTGATGATGAAGAAGGGCATCAGTCTAGCCGCGTTCTAGGAGCCCCGGTTATTGGTTACGATTCTAAGATGATTGGGATAGTATGCTCAGTAGCTACATCTGATGATCTGAAATATGCAATCCATGTGGAACATATGATCAAGCCCATTGAAGATATGTGCGACAAACATTCCAAAGAGATCCTTCATTCAAAGAAGATTTGGTTGGACTGGGag GGAAAATTGAAGAAGGTCTATACTGCTGTACAAAAAGCGTGA